One window from the genome of Salmo salar chromosome ssa25, Ssal_v3.1, whole genome shotgun sequence encodes:
- the LOC106586545 gene encoding high-affinity choline transporter 1-like produces MAVHAEGIVAIVIFYLLILGVGIWAAWKNKNSGVSEGQDRSETIMVGGRDIGLFVGGFTMTATWVGGGYINGTAEYVYLPDFGLAWAQAPFGYALSLVVGGLFFAKPMRSRGYVTMLDPFQQIYGKRMGGLLFIPALMGEIFWSAAILSALGATLSVIVDIDINMSVVISALIAIFYTLVGGLYSVAYTDVVQLFCIFLGLWVSVPFALSNPAVSSISVTAKEAVYQTPWLGKIDSADTWMWIDNFCLLMLGGIPWQVYFQRVLSASSATYAQVLSFIAAAGCLVMAVPSVLIGAIGASTDWNQTTYGAIPPKEKDQSDMILPIVLQHLCPPWISFFGLGAVSAAVMSSADSSILSASSMFARNIYQLAFRQSATDREIVWVMRITIFVFGALATAMALLTGTVYGLWYLSSDLVYVIIFPQLLSVLFIKGTNTYGSVAGYVFGLLLRIGGGEPYLKLPPFIYYPGWVQQEKIHHLTGDVEYFIQQRFPFKTVSMLASFLGNVAFSYLLKYLFESGTLSHKYDFMDAVVSKHSKEIMDKTTLVSSDNIILSEMAPVKTRLSNSLAGTFTNTEALSDDEESSPESLNNDHE; encoded by the exons ATGGCCGTCCACGCCGAGGGGATCGTGGCTATAGTGATTTTCTACTTGCTGATTCTGGGCGTGGGGATATGGGCAGCGTGGAAGAACAAGAACTCAGGGGTGTCGGAGGGCCAGGACCGTAGTGAAACCATCATGGTGGGCGGGAGGGACATTGGGTTGTTTGTCGGTGGATTCACTATGACCG CTACATGGGTGGGCGGCGGCTACATCAACGGGACCGCGGAGTATGTCTACCTGCCTGACTTCGGCCTGGCCTGGGCACAGGCTCCCTTCGGATACGCCCTCAGTCTGGTAGTAG GTGGTCTGTTCTTCGCCAAGCCCATGCGCTCCCGGGGATACGTCACCATGCTGGACCCGTTCCAGCAGATATACGGGAAGCGTATGGGGGGGCTGCTCTTTATTCCGGCGCTTATGGGGGAGATTTTCTGGTCCGCTGCCATCTTGTCAGCGCTGG GGGCTACTCTGAGTGTGATCGTGGACATTGACATCAACATGTCAGTGGTGATCTCAGCCCTAATAGCCATCTTCTACACCCTGGTGGGAGGGCTGTACTCTGTAGCCTACACTGACGTGGTCCAACTCTTCTGTATCTTCCTGGGACTG tgggtcAGTGTGCCGTTTGCCCTGTCCAACCCAGCCGTGTCAAGCATCAGTGTGACAGCTAAAGAGGCTGTGTACCAGACACCCTGGCTGGGTAAGATAGACTCAGCAGACACCTGGATGTGGATCGACAACTTCTGTCTTCTG ATGTTGGGGGGGATTCCGTGGCAGGTGTATTTTCAACGGgttctctctgcctcttcagctaCGTACGCCCAGGTACTGTCGTTTATCGCTGCCGCAGGCTGCCTGGTCATGGCTGTCCCCTCCGTCCTCATAGGAGCTATAGGAGcctccacag ACTGGAACCAGACTACATATGGGGCAATTCCTCCCAAAGAGAAGGACCAATCAGATATGATCCTGCCCATCGTGCTGCAGCACTTGTGCCCACCCTGGATCTCCTTCTTTGGTCTGGGAGCGGTgtctgctgctgtgatgtcatcagCTGACTCCTCCATTCTATCGGCCAGTTCCATGTTCGCCAGAAACATCTACCAGCTGGCCTTCAGACAGTCT GCGACAGACCGTGAGATCGTGTGGGTGATGCGTATCACCATCTTTGTGTTCGGAGCTCTGGCCACCGCCATGGCATTGCTGACGGGGACCGTGTACGGCCTGTGGTACCTGAGCTCCGACCTGGTCTATGTTATCATCTTCCCCCAGCTGCTCAGCGTGCTCTTCATCAAGGGAACCAACACGTACGGCTCCGTGGCCGGCTACGTCTTCGGTCTGCTGCTGCGTATTGGGGGAGGGGAACCCTACCTCAAACTACCCCCCTTTATCTACTACCCCGGCTGGGTGCAGCAGGAGAAGATCCACCACCTGACTGGAGACGTAGAGTACTTCATCCAGCAACGCTTCCCCTTTAAAACGGTCTCCATGCTGGCCTCGTTCCTGGGTAACGTGGCCTTCTCCTACCTGCTCAAGTACCTGTTTGAGTCTGGGACTCTGTCTCATAAGTATGACTTCATGGATGCTGTGGTGTCCAAACACAGTAAGGAGATCATGGACAAGACCACGCTGGTCAGTAGTGACAACATCATCCTGTCGGAGATGGCGCCGGTCAAAACACGTCTCAGCAACTCACTGGCCGGGACGTTTACGAACACAGAGGCTCTCAGTGACGATGAGGAGTCCAGCCCCGAGTCCTTAAACAACGACCATGAGTAG
- the LOC106586543 gene encoding claudin-14-like, translating into MANMVVQLLGFFLGLLGLVGSVVATVLPHWRRTSYVGSNIITATAYMKGLWMECVWHSTGIYQCEVHRSMLALPPDLQVARALMVLSCLTSTLAVLVSSTGMKCTRCARRSPTKHVLAISGGVCFLSAGMLCLITVCWTTNDVILDFYNPILPEGMKYEIGMAVYLGYVSACLSLMGGAVLCWNCEGRPGNALPLHIPRHHHPPPPPVFSTLNTPAPPYYPPAALNGNRTPSRTSVSSSGYRLNDYV; encoded by the exons ATGGCCAACATGGTGGTCCAGCTCTTGGGCTTCTTCCTGGGTCTGTTGGGGcttgtgggtagtgtagttgcTACAGTGCTCCCCCACTGGCGGCGGACGTCATATGTGGGCTCTAACATCATCACAGCCACTGCATACATGAAGGGGCTCTGGATGGAGTGTGTGTGGCACAGCACGGGCATCTACCAGTGTGAAGTACATCGCTCAATGCTGGCTTTGCCACCTGACCTGCAA gTAGCGCGGGCGTTGATGGTGCTATCCTGTCTGACCTCCACCCTGGCGGTCCTGGTGTCCTCTACAGGGATGAAGTGTACCCGCTGTGCCCGACGCTCCCCCACCAAGCACGTCCTGGCCATCAGTGGAGGGGTCTGCTTTCTGTCTGCAGGCATGCTCTGCCTTATCACTGTCTGCTGGACAACCAATGATGTCATCCTCGACTTCTACAACCCCATCCTACCTGAAG GTATGAAGTATGAGATTGGCATGGCAGTGTATTTGGGCTATGTCTCGGCCTGTCTAAGTCTGATGGGAGGGGCGGTGCTCTGTTGGAACTGTGAGGGGCGGCCCGGGAACGCCCTCCCCCTCCATATACCTCGTCAtcaccaccctcctcctccccctgtcttCAGCACTTTAAACACCCCAGCACCCCCCTACTATCCCCCTGCCGCGCTGAATGGCAACCGCACTCCCTCACGCACCTCAGTGTCCAGCAGTGGCTACAGACTCAACGACTATGTCTAA